From the Cryptosporidium parvum Iowa II chromosome 2, whole genome shotgun sequence genome, one window contains:
- a CDS encoding MAL7P1.13-like, with product MHNTLSYSKKLTSGSGANVYHDDRINRLSQRLNSIHNGLDLDRSTKHYDKLAEMEANMKKFEDDMNRKYDEGMKKVNELKSTLMSLKSENREIYSSYCMDHETKANSIENQNYLNPKSDILQAERRLNELLQSEIFSRKSMEQRLIEIIDERMDRLRNEISKKDVEREELDSCVKRFVEVDIVRLGNAIKSEVDKCQAIENNILSQLKEEIEKLSYLINDEVNTRQQSIDTLLDLMENLVQQITIDTRNERSERQNSEDTLLKLLEESLNRIQLATSSITKF from the coding sequence ATGCACAATACTTTAAGCTATTCAAAAAAGTTGACTTCTGGTTCAGGAGCAAATGTCTATCATGATGATAGAATCAATAGATTAAGTCAAAGACTAAATAGTATTCATAATGGATTAGATTTAGACAGATCTACAAAACATTATGATAAATTAGCAGAAATGGAAGCTAATATGAAAAAGTTTGAAGATGATATGAATAGAAAGTATGATGAAGGAATGAAAAAGGTAAATGAGTTAAAAAGTACTTTAATGAGCCTAAAATCAGAAAATAGAGAGATATACTCGTCCTATTGTATGGATCATGAAACTAAAGCTAATTCTattgaaaatcaaaattactTGAACCCAAAAAGTGACATTTTACAAGCAGAAAGGCGACTTAATGAACTACTTCAAAGCGAGATATTTAGTAGAAAGTCTATGGAGCAAAGACTgattgaaataattgatgAAAGAATGGATCGTCTTAGAAATGAAATCTCCAAAAAGGATGTAGAAAGAGAAGAATTAGATTCCTGTGTTAAAAGATTTGTAGAAGTAGATATTGTTCGTCTTGGTAACGCAATAAAAAGTGAAGTTGATAAGTGTCAAgctattgaaaataatatattgtCTCAActcaaagaagaaattgaaaaactCAGCTACTTGATTAATGATGAAGTTAATACAAGGCAACAGTCTATTGATACCTTATTAGACCTTATGGAAAATTTGGTACAACAAATTACTATTGATACCAGAAATGAACGATCTGAGAGACAAAACTCTGAAGATACATTGCTTAAACT
- a CDS encoding signal peptide (transcripts identified by EST) — MKFKQRILFIFVYLFVILQIYIKFEFAGANSVGKLGYYDYNDSNTSDKKLQGKFRKDSSQIRLNFMKYFLNVNKEIELTKKQNNTSINTPFMDFLHAPLSLRTIPKSEEVCSSIQLMSFWKLYNDVFDLVESEFNSILDLDLVQKKASEELYENSLILTQSDEIKQDISEELKNIKNETSSTNINKHRNLIEDHVKPQKNATKTNKKPNKSKNSYINKKKQTKKHKKIKTFEFGFHRYFNLN; from the coding sequence ATGAAATTTAAAcaaagaattttatttatatttgtttatttatttgtaattctTCAGATTTACATTAAATTCGAATTTGCCGGTGCTAATTCTGTTGGAAAGCTTGGATACTATGATTACAATGATTCTAATACTTCTGATAAAAAACTACAAGGAAAGTTCAGAAAAGATTCTAGTCAAATTAGATTAAACTttatgaaatattttttgaatgtaaataaagaaatagaattaacaaaaaaacaaaacaatACTTCAATAAATACTCCTTTTATGGACTTTCTACATGCTCCCTTATCTCTGAGAACTATTCCGAAATCTGAAGAAGTTTGCTCTTCTATTCAATTGATGTCATTCTGGAAGCTTTATAATGATGTTTTTGATTTGGTTGAATCAGAGTTTAATAGTATATTAGACTTGGATCTAGTTCAAAAGAAAGCCTCAGAAGAATTATATGAAAACAGCTTAATATTAACTCAATCTGACGAAATTAAACAAGATATTTCcgaagaattaaaaaatattaaaaatgagACTTCATCTACTAACATCAATAAACACAGAAATCTTATAGAAGATCATGTAAAACCACAAAAAAATGCTACCAAAACTAACAAAAAACCAAATAAATCCAAGAACAGTtatataaacaaaaaaaaacaaacaaaaaaacataaaaagataaaaacttttgaatttgGCTTTCACAGGTATTTTAACTTGAATTAA
- a CDS encoding DEXDc+HELICc'DEXDc+HELICc': protein MNVDSKDRWVLLGGLGSKCNELLLNKIGYSFWISDLNDLLYKAGKENDSESELYSFKESIWSNLLRICDGIKFDSFVEAESEFTQELKNLFPQIEFEEEKEINKVKRVKIYVWYNFGVNFITSYNCKRGIFTLSNSGITCEVISHLKSTFSLEFDEKRKLLLDLFKKLVIQGDLFSDLTSSISLDSQNQSRIEEAPIENKVIESFCYSTCKVLNCVEHLEFTSELINGLSIRNVMNYLSKELLSISNFDENQHENEKTDVIASVLRSEGYIHQYLNIKIPIEIWWKIFDFLDNNSLSQVSILNKSFKYIWLIYHRNNLLPHQRRSVTWLLERESHSGEGHWLFENPIRYLTSSEDIFKYLSIWHYLRISDVSQIVNSQHLEKIIWDNNQNYLMGIKIHPKFLASNISYQVFQRKSSIALYINHTNKIIHLGFCPKSRNEFREQEYSQTKGGIFCDEPGLGKTLTVLSLISKTSNKVSNIHKDDGTSYFEYPFGVKDLLYKINQPELGINFMISHKTSPIKLVNISTQDESNSQYLYQNNVINKNSDLIPTGATLIIVPNHLIQHWIEEIKKWYKTDVIVTYNSNNHSKKSISTNKRIYPHNYKSHDSNHDILIYLFDDPSKDEIIEPYILAQAKAVILSYRMLTKQFQLCKVKQKYKRAFLTNTKGKNQNNKDIKQDLKDPFFRQEMSPILRIKWLRLIIDEGHNIGNSEISSTLYQQFIFKIKSEFKWIMSGTPLPISIIKSINTNIPNILKFLQLPIICDKTRNYEQESIRNSRRSYNNDDNNTNLKSIQESSQINYCNNSNNYSILKLISKSSINGKLSPIGIFTIFTQIASIIVLNQKNQCLRNYLPNLIGPIKKVIQPFIDNEFYIYNIICELTQRNLFCTYFSQDNIDSLLHPCNLNYRQEVIWNFRFASILGFTMNIKDFILDDNKLQLIKNMNLSIPYISVSMKDIQELRLMFENKHPNYENDHFYQIESTLRMEFVLDYFTNIKLSSPQSSNSFNYYNCDSCNEILLFPLIIPCPKLHLVCTYCIMEKHGYIPIHVNLNISKNCNNSKKKLYWTKRGPIKFCIVCGENIQINSDFFDRLQVPIQISHIELKNDNSISNSGSSSSSSSSSSSIPNSCLISNYKEYNNIIPLFNFPLITQLKILLTKNYKSNEIEKNILELYQKFTDITVNNINNYLYNYIHSFGNSLLPFIDIYQNIPLISIGLISLSSSKLRYILHCILKDIEENPKIKIMIVSSLWQQLDFLYYTLTILFNIGTCRYYPHIPKSELQRSISNFKKDDSNNIQEINNKFPVLLLSIDIGSHGLDLSCVSNIYILDPISDESIENQTISRAYRIRSNNITSSSFVKVKYCLIQDTFEDILYDYIQYKRFIFQNNNSKTSSLNNFLKEDDLDKVKRSNKRRKRSSISSSSSSSSYGGNSHIRKNMNLDSNIIINNNLDSNLIPNHIINTQESNFLDLDPTQLLLRIFLK from the coding sequence ATGAATGTTGATTCAAAAGATAGGTGGGTTTTGCTTGGAGGATTAGGTTCAAAATGCAATGAGCTTTTGTTGAATAAAATTGGATATTCATTTTGGATTAGtgatttaaatgatttattatataaagctggaaaagaaaatgattctGAAAGtgaattatattcttttaaagaaaGTATTTGGTCAAACTTATTAAGAATTTGTGATGGAATTAAATTCGACTCTTTTGTTGAAGCTGAAAGTGAATTCACTCAAGAGCTGAAAAATTTGTTTCCACAaatagaatttgaagaagaaaaagagataaataaagtaaagAGAGTAAAGATATATGTATGGTATAATTTTGGAGtaaattttattacaaGTTATAATTGTAAAAGAGGGATTTTTACTTTAAGTAATAGTGGAATAACTTGCGAAGTTATATCCCATTTAAAAAGTacattttctttagaatttgatgaaaaaagaaaattacttttggatttattcaaaaaattagtGATTCAAGGAGACTTATTTTCAGATCTAACTTCATCAATATCTTTGGATTCTCAGAATCAATCAAGAATTGAAGAAGCTCCAATTGAGAATAAAGTAATAGAGAGTTTTTGCTATTCAACATGCAAAGTACTTAATTGTGTTGAACATTTAGAATTTACTTCAGAATTGATAAATGGGTTATCTATCAGAAATGTcatgaattatttgagtAAAGAATTACTTTCCATAAGTAATTTTGACGAAAATCAacatgaaaatgaaaaaactGATGTTATTGCATCAGTTTTAAGAAGTGAAGGATATATCcatcaatatttgaatattaaaattccAATCGAAATTTGGTGGAagatttttgattttctaGATAATAATTCTCTCTCTCAGGTTTCTATATTAAACaaatcattcaaatatatttggcTAATATACCACAGAAATAACTTACTTCCTCATCAAAGAAGATCAGTAACTTGGCTATTAGAACGTGAATCACATTCTGGAGAAGGTCATTGGTTATTTGAAAATCCAATTAGATATTTAACTTCTTCTGAAGATATATTTAAGTATCTATCAATATGGCACTATTTAAGAATAAGTGATGTTTCTCAAATAGTCAATTCTCAACATTTGGAAAAGATTATATGGgataataatcaaaattatctAATGGGTATTAAAATTCACCCCAAATTTCTGGCCTCTAATATTTCTTATCAAgtttttcaaagaaaatctAGTATTGCTTTATATATAAACcatacaaataaaataatccATTTAGGATTTTGTCCAAAATCACGAAATGAATTTAGAGAACAAGAATATTCTCAAACAAAAGGAGGAATCTTCTGTGATGAACCAGGACTTGGAAAAACTCTTACAGTATTATCACTTATAAGTAAGACTTCCAATAAAGTTTCTAATATACATAAAGATGATGGAACTtcttattttgaatatccATTTGGAGTCAAAGATTTGCTTTATAAAATTAACCAACCAGAATTGGGAATTAACTTTATGATTAGTCATAAAACTTCTCCTATTAAACTAGTTAATATCTCTACACAAGATGAAAGTAATTCacaatatttatatcaaaataatgttataaacaaaaattcCGATCTTATTCCAACTGGAGCtactttaattattgtaCCAAATCATCTTATTCAACATTggattgaagaaattaaaaagtgGTACAAAACTGATGTTATTGTTACttataatagtaataatcaTTCTAAAAAATCTATATCAACcaataaaagaatataCCCACATAATTATAAAAGTCATGATTCTAACCATGATATTCTAatctatttatttgatgatCCATCCAAGgatgaaataattgaacCATATATTTTGGCTCAAGCTAAAGCTGTAATATTATCTTATAGAATGCTTACTAAACAATTTCAGCTATGTAAagttaaacaaaaatataagAGAGCTTTTCTTACAAATACTAAAGGAAAAAATCAAAAcaataaagatattaaacAAGATTTGAAAGATCCATTTTTTAGACAAGAAATGAGCCCAATTCTAAGAATTAAATGGCTTAGACTAATTATTGATGAAGGACATAATATCGGaaattctgaaatatcCTCAACTCTTTATCAACAattcatattcaaaataaaatctgAATTTAAATGGATTATGTCTGGCACACCTTTACCAATTTctataataaaatcaattaacacaaatattccaaatattctCAAATTCTTACAATTACCCATAATTTGTGATAAAACACGTAATTATGAACAAGAATCTATAAGAAATTCCAGAAGATCTTATAACaatgatgataataatacaaatttaaaatcaataCAAGAATCATcccaaattaattattgtaataattcaaataattattcaattttaaaaCTTATTAGTAAATCATCCATTAATGGGAAACTTTCTCCTATTGGAATTTTTACAATATTTACTCAAATTGCTTCAattattgtattaaatcaaaaaaatcaatGTTTACGTAATTATCTTCCTAATTTAATTGGACctattaaaaaagttattcagccttttattgataatgaattttatatatataatataatatgtGAATTAACtcaaagaaatttattttgtaCATATTTCAGCcaagataatattgattcttTATTACATCCTTGTAATCTTAATTATCGTCAAGAAgttatttggaattttaGATTTGCTTCAATACTTGGATTTACTatgaatattaaagattttattttggatgataataaattacaattaataaaaaatatgaatttaTCAATTCCATATATTTCAGTATCAATGAAAGATATACAAGAATTAAGATTGAtgtttgaaaataaacatccaaattatgaaaatgatcatttttatcaaatagAATCAACTTTAAGAATGGAATTTGTATTGGATTACTTTactaatataaaattatcaTCACCAcaatcttcaaattcttttaattattataattgtGATTCGTGTAATGAAATACTtttatttcctttaatTATTCCATGCCCTAAATTACATTTGGTTTGTACATATTGTATAATGGAAAAACATGGATATATTCCAATACATGTTaatcttaatatttcaaaaaattgtaataattcaaaaaagaaattatattgGACTAAAAGAGGACCTATAAAATTCTGTATTGTTTGTGGAGAaaatatacaaataaaTTCTGATTTTTTTGATAGACTTCAAGTACCAATTCAAATTTCtcatattgaattaaagaatgataattctatttcaaattcaggTTCAAGTTCAAGCTCAAGTTCAAGTTCAAGTTCAATTCCAAATTCTTGTTTAATATCAAACtataaagaatataataatattattccattatttaatttccCATTAATAActcaattaaaaattttattaacaaaaaattataaatccaatgaaattgaaaaaaatatattggaattatATCAGAAATTTACAGATATTActgttaataatattaataattacctctataattatattcattcttttggaaattcattattaccttttattgatatttatcaaaatattccattaatttcaataggattaatttctttatcaagttcaaaattaagatatattcttcattgtattttaaaagatattgaaGAGAATCCAAAGattaaaataatgattGTTTCAAGTTTATGGCAACAATTagattttttatattatactttaactatattatttaatataggAACTTGTAGATATTATCCACATATACCTAAATCAGAATTACAAAGATccatttcaaattttaagaaagatgatagtaataatattcaagaaattaataataaatttccTGTTTTGTTATTAAGTATTGATATTGGATCTCATGGTCTTGATTTATCTTGTGtttctaatatatatattttagaTCCAATTTCAGATGAATCAATTGAAAATCAGACAATTTCCAGAGCATATAGAATAagatccaataatattacatcttcttcatttgttaaagttaaatattGTTTAATTCAAGATACTTTTGAAGATATACTTTATgattatattcaatataagagatttatttttcaaaataataattcaaaaacatcatcattaaataattttttaaaagaagatgatCTTGATAAAGTAAAAAGATCCAATAAAAGAAGGAAGAGAAGCtcaatatcatcatcatcatcttcatcttcttaTGGTGGTAACTCTcatattagaaaaaatatgaatttagattccaatattataattaataataatttggattcaaatttaattccaaatcaTATAATTAATACACAAGAATCCAATTTTTTAGATCTTGATCCCACACAATTATTACTTAGaatctttttaaaataa
- a CDS encoding RP-A, OB fold single strand binding protein: MNFGGNNKPFGGFGMDDLNESGGFMIDGNDSSMQNGNERKQSVGNEQKLAPLKVGMILRSYSNFVTLSRFQLFDKDINLFKLVGFVRNVEHDDYPQRLRFYLDDGSGLILIDWLVDNTGTKYKQDLVNSIHEGCFVKIFGELTLMVSEPSVRAFVVRPLVCTDEISLHDIDVASYIVRSMYGNTYDSGKVQLSDSNVIINKQGSMNYGGAGDSVKDSNQSIVSSMFNLSGQFGSNNNNNTNNKNEGNFNNYGGNNNFGNEQNISMNKPPIRVVSAIAPKSNQFNSGAGVQSNPLKLREIISSVLDQASNEGNPEMTIDGIFDSLLTRDVHATHDDIRNQLKNLVGEAKVYQTNPHTWRATGY, from the coding sequence ATGAATTTTGgtggaaataataaaccTTTTGGAGGATTTGGAATGGACGATTTGAATGAATCTGGTGGGTTTATGATTGATGGGAATGATAGTTCCATGCAAAATGGAAATGAAAGAAAACAAAGTGTAGGAAACGAACAGAAATTAGCACCATTAAAAGTTGGTATGATTCTTCGATCATATAGCAATTTTGTAACATTAAGCAGATTTCAACTTTTTGACAAAGATATTAACTTGTTCAAGTTAGTAGGATTTGTTAGAAATGTTGAGCATGATGATTATCCACAAAGACTACGTTTTTATTTAGATGATGGATCAGGATTAATCCTAATAGACTGGCTAGTAGATAATACAGGAACAAAGTACAAGCAGGATTTGGTAAATTCTATACACGAAGGATGCTTTGTAAAGATATTTGGAGAATTGACTTTAATGGTTTCGGAACCATCAGTAAGAGCTTTTGTAGTGCGCCCATTAGTATGTACTGATGAGATTTCATTACACGATATTGATGTTGCAAGCTATATAGTAAGAAGTATGTATGGCAATACTTATGATTCAGGGAAAGTACAACTTTCTGACTCTAACGTAATAATTAACAAACAAGGATCAATGAATTACGGAGGTGCAGGAGATTCTGTAAAGGATTCAAATCAAAGTATTGTATCTTCAATGTTTAACTTAAGCGGACAATTTGGAAGTAATAACAACAATAATACGAATAACAAAAATGAAGgtaactttaataattatggAGGTAATAACAACTTTGGTAATGAACAGAATATCTCGATGAATAAACCACCAATCAGGGTAGTTTCAGCTATTGCACCAAAGTCTAATCAATTCAATTCAGGAGCTGGAGTTCAAAGTAACCCTCTAAAGTTAAGAGAAATCATTTCCTCTGTATTAGACCAAGCATCAAATGAAGGTAACCCAGAAATGACTATTGATGGAATCTTTGACTCTTTATTAACAAGAGATGTTCATGCCACACATGATGATATTAGGAATCAGCTTAAGAATTTGGTTGGAGAAGCAAAAGTTTATCAGACCAATCCTCATACTTGGAGAGCTACTggatattaa
- a CDS encoding YawG/Kre35p-like, Yjeq GTpase, translating into ILENMGGGGKKFISKKKGINQGQLGKAIWNSSQKKFESASNDKEHLLDVICDNYNKLNNKSIIEMTDLDEYLSTSLRAQENFEEEKVIKIISSHGVNTSNMNLLLRKEKILDGKVINLPIPRRPMILVGPNCKTKKAPNMEYLDNLEKEAFLTWRKSIADEEELTGLFVTPFEKNLEFWRQLWRTIERSHVVVEIIDSRDPLFFRNVDLERYINEIDPLKKVVLLFNKADFLTLELRKQWIQYFKDNAPNLKVYFFSALNEINKREHLESYIPEDFNLKNINDTDVLSTHQLMYKLYELASEVFQASKQRYLDQKEYNSEETNETTISSIRNDDTKNGQNSNSSDEEVDSGKKDDDEEEEDDFDDEESDENEEFKEDEDFEENENIPNSILENKSKAKTDSEIFNHVKLDPLNPGELTIGMVGFPNVGKSSIVNALFGSQKSSISRTPGKTKHLQTLRLKPPHLNDKEEDQDFITLCDCPGLVMPSFTSTKEHLLINGVTPIDHFRGNFLDTIQLIGERITAQLYKTYFDGIDYQVPRIFNSTQFLNKLCETRHLFQQGKGAIPDWSKAGRMILRDYWSGKLLYCHTPPSNTKNTIGSDPIKLTESLDKVSIHDNDEDSDDDIAMLKSSVLNNDIINPSDKEKKKTKRQIRMENKKLIKGRTVCYS; encoded by the coding sequence ATTTTGGAAAATATGGGTGGTGGTGGAAAAAAGTTcatttcaaaaaagaagGGGATAAACCAGGGTCAACTAGGTAAGGCAATATGGAACTCTTCTCAGAAAAAGTTTGAAAGCGCATCTAATGATAAAGAACACTTGTTGGATGTTATTTGTGATAACTATAATAAgctgaataataaaagtattatAGAAATGACAGATTTAgatgaatatttatcaaCATCTCTGAGAGCAcaagaaaattttgaagaagaaaaggtaataaaaattatatctTCACATGGAGTAAATACATCCAACATGAATTTACTTTTaaggaaagaaaaaattcttgatggaaaagtaattaatttaCCAATACCTAGACGTCCAATGATATTAGTAGGACCAAATTGCAAAACTAAAAAAGCTCCCAATATGGAGTATTTGGATAACTTGGAAAAGGAAGCTTTTCTAACTTGGAGAAAGTCAATAGCAGATGAAGAGGAATTAACAGGGTTATTTGTGACTCcatttgaaaagaatttagAGTTCTGGAGACAACTATGGAGAACAATTGAAAGAAGCCACGTAGTTGTTGAGATTATTGATAGTAGAGACCCTTTATTTTTCAGAAATGTTGATTTGGAAAGATACATTAATGAAATAGATCCTTTGAAGAAAGTAGTTTTACTTTTCAATAAGGCTGATTTCCTTACTTTGGAACTGAGAAAGCAATGGATTCAATACTTTAAAGACAATGCTCCAAATCTAAAAGTTTACTTTTTCTCTGctttaaatgaaattaataaaagagaACATCTTGAATCTTACATACCTGAGGActttaatttgaaaaatattaatgatactGATGTACTTTCAACTCATCAATTAATGTATAAACTTTATGAGCTTGCATCAGAAGTTTTCCAAGCCTCCAAACAAAGATACCTAGACCAAAAAGAGTACAATAGTGAAGAAACTAATGAAACCACTATATCCAGCATTCGAAACGATGATACGAAAAATGGTCAAAACTCCAATAGCAGCGATGAAGAAGTAGACAGTGGGaaaaaagatgatgatgaagaagaagaggatgACTTTGATGATGAGGAAAgtgatgaaaatgaagaattcaaagaagatgaagattttgaagaaaatgagaATATTCCAAATAGTATTTTAGagaataaatcaaaagCTAAAACTGACTCTGAAATTTTCAACCATGTAAAATTAGACCCACTGAATCCAGGAGAGTTGACGATAGGCATGGTTGGATTCCCAAATGTTGGaaaatcttcaattgtTAATGCTCTTTTTGGAAGCCAAAAGTCTTCAATAAGCAGAACTCCAGGTAAAACTAAACATTTACAAACTCTTAGATTAAAGCCTCCTcatttaaatgataaagaGGAAGATCAAGATTTTATTACCTTATGTGATTGTCCAGGTCTAGTCATGCCTTCTTTTACAAGTACAAAAGAGCATCTTCTAATTAATGGTGTTACGCCTATTGATCACTTTAGAGGTAATTTTCTAGATACAATTCAACTAATTGGAGAAAGAATAACTGCTCAACTTTATAAAACTTATTTTGATGGAATTGACTATCAAGTGccaagaatatttaattcaactCAATTTCTAAATAAGCTTTGTGAAACTAGGCATCTGTTTCAACAAGGTAAAGGAGCAATTCCAGACTGGAGTAAGGCTGGTAGAATGATTCTAAGAGATTACTGGTCTGGAAAATTGTTATATTGTCATACTCCACCTTCTAATACTAAGAATACAATAGGCTCAGATCCTATTAAATTAACTGAATCACTGGACAAAGTTAGTATTcatgataatgatgaagattctgatgatgatattgCAATGCTAAAATCATCagtattaaataatgacaTTATTAATCCATCTGAcaaagagaaaaagaaaactaAAAGACAAATCAGAatggaaaataaaaaacttATTAAAGGAAGAACTGTATGTTACTCATAG